One part of the Streptomyces sp. NBC_00286 genome encodes these proteins:
- a CDS encoding transglycosylase domain-containing protein, whose translation MNDQPQPQPEPQPPSTARPRRRTGWRRLLPTWRMVLSTFVGALLLLIGLFALGYFLVEIPEANAAATKQSNVYLYADGSRLARDGEVNRENVSLAQISKDTQHAVLAAEDRDFYSESAVDPQAMIRAAWNTVTGKGKQSGSTITQQYVKNYYLAQEQTVTRKIKEFFISIKLDREVSKDEILEGYLNTSFFGRNAYGIQAAAQAYYDVDAKDLTAAQGAYLASLLNAPSAYDVTAHPENKPAVVDRWTYVLDGMVKKKWLTPLERAGLEFPTPKEAKGSAGLSGQRGYLVQAVKDYLIGGEIIDEETLATGGFRITTTIQKDKQNAFAKAVDDQVMDQLDKKNRKIDRNVRAGGVSIDPATGKVVAMYGGIDYTKQYVNNATRRDYQVGSTFKPFVFTAAVQHGSTTQDGRLITPNTIYDGTSERPVEGWQGGRYAPENEDHTSYGQIPVREATDKSVNAVYAQMAVDVGPDNVVQTAVDLGIPASTPDLTASPSIALGPATASVLDMAEAYATLANHGKHGRYSLVSDITKDGTENAVTLPSRATGVRQAVSREAADTTTEVLRGVVEGGTATAAQAAGRPAAGKTGTAEEDKAAWFAGYTPDLATVVAIMGQNPKTGAHTPLYGALGQARINGGGYPAQIWAQYTQDALEGTEVKDFDLQVQEGADEEEFPPEDPWEDPPWDEGEEDDGGTTDGMDGPGGPGGSDGGNGEDGGTTTGGEETPIEPPSPTAPDQPSGGTTTDGGTASTGGTDGGTPTVGGTTDGGTGSTGGDTSTGGGGVTSGRTDGGVTFTRSG comes from the coding sequence ATGAACGACCAGCCACAGCCGCAGCCTGAGCCGCAGCCGCCGAGCACCGCGCGCCCGCGGCGGCGCACCGGCTGGCGCCGGCTGCTCCCGACCTGGCGGATGGTGCTCAGCACCTTCGTCGGCGCACTCCTGCTGCTCATCGGGCTGTTCGCGCTCGGCTACTTCCTCGTCGAGATCCCCGAGGCGAACGCGGCGGCGACGAAGCAGAGCAACGTCTACCTGTACGCGGACGGCAGCCGCCTCGCCCGCGACGGCGAGGTCAACCGGGAGAACGTCAGCCTCGCCCAGATCTCCAAGGACACCCAGCACGCCGTACTCGCCGCCGAGGACCGGGACTTCTACTCCGAGTCCGCCGTCGACCCCCAGGCCATGATCCGCGCCGCCTGGAACACCGTCACCGGCAAGGGAAAACAGTCCGGCTCGACGATCACCCAGCAGTACGTCAAGAACTACTACCTGGCGCAGGAGCAGACGGTCACCCGGAAGATCAAGGAATTCTTCATCTCCATCAAGCTCGACCGCGAGGTCAGCAAGGACGAGATCCTCGAGGGCTACCTGAACACCAGCTTCTTCGGCCGCAACGCCTACGGCATCCAGGCCGCCGCCCAGGCCTACTACGACGTCGACGCCAAGGACCTCACGGCCGCCCAGGGCGCGTACCTCGCCTCACTCCTCAACGCCCCCAGCGCGTACGACGTGACCGCGCACCCCGAGAACAAACCGGCGGTCGTGGACCGCTGGACCTACGTACTCGACGGCATGGTCAAGAAGAAGTGGCTGACCCCCTTGGAGCGGGCCGGACTGGAGTTCCCGACGCCCAAGGAAGCCAAGGGCTCCGCGGGCCTCTCCGGGCAGCGCGGCTACCTCGTACAGGCCGTCAAGGACTACCTCATCGGCGGCGAGATCATCGACGAGGAAACCCTCGCCACCGGCGGCTTCCGCATCACCACCACCATCCAGAAGGACAAGCAGAACGCCTTCGCCAAAGCCGTCGACGACCAGGTGATGGACCAGCTCGACAAGAAGAACCGCAAGATCGACCGCAACGTCCGCGCCGGCGGCGTCTCCATCGACCCGGCCACCGGCAAGGTCGTCGCGATGTACGGCGGCATCGACTACACCAAGCAATACGTCAACAACGCCACCCGCCGCGACTACCAAGTCGGCTCCACCTTCAAGCCGTTCGTGTTCACCGCCGCCGTACAGCACGGCTCCACCACCCAGGACGGCCGCCTCATCACCCCCAACACCATCTACGACGGCACCAGCGAGCGGCCCGTCGAAGGCTGGCAAGGCGGCCGGTACGCACCCGAGAACGAGGACCACACCTCGTACGGCCAGATCCCCGTCCGCGAAGCCACCGACAAGTCCGTCAACGCCGTGTACGCACAGATGGCCGTCGACGTCGGCCCCGACAACGTCGTACAGACCGCAGTCGACCTGGGCATCCCGGCCTCCACCCCCGACCTGACGGCCTCCCCCTCCATCGCCCTCGGCCCGGCCACCGCAAGCGTCCTCGACATGGCCGAGGCCTACGCCACCCTCGCCAACCACGGCAAACACGGCCGGTACTCACTCGTCTCCGACATCACCAAGGACGGCACCGAGAACGCCGTCACCCTGCCCTCCCGCGCCACGGGCGTACGGCAGGCCGTCAGCCGCGAGGCCGCCGACACCACGACAGAGGTCCTACGAGGCGTCGTCGAGGGCGGCACCGCCACCGCCGCCCAGGCCGCGGGCCGCCCCGCCGCAGGCAAGACCGGCACCGCGGAGGAGGACAAGGCGGCCTGGTTCGCCGGCTACACCCCCGACCTCGCCACCGTCGTCGCCATCATGGGCCAGAACCCGAAAACAGGCGCCCACACCCCGCTGTACGGAGCCCTCGGCCAGGCCCGCATCAACGGCGGCGGCTACCCCGCGCAGATCTGGGCCCAGTACACCCAGGACGCGCTCGAAGGCACGGAGGTCAAGGACTTCGACCTCCAAGTCCAAGAGGGCGCGGACGAGGAGGAGTTCCCGCCGGAGGACCCCTGGGAGGACCCGCCCTGGGACGAGGGCGAGGAGGACGACGGCGGCACGACGGACGGCATGGACGGCCCCGGCGGACCGGGCGGCTCAGACGGCGGAAACGGCGAGGACGGCGGCACGACCACCGGCGGCGAGGAAACCCCCATCGAGCCACCGTCCCCGACGGCCCCGGACCAGCCGAGCGGCGGCACGACGACCGACGGCGGCACGGCGTCCACGGGCGGAACGGACGGAGGAACGCCGACGGTCGGCGGCACGACGGACGGAGGTACGGGGTCGACGGGCGGCGACACGTCTACGGGAGGCGGCGGGGTCACGTCGGGCAGGACGGATGGAGGCGTGACGTTCACGAGGTCCGGATAG
- a CDS encoding ABC transporter permease yields the protein MGAGRLYAAVVVGSFRRYATYRVATAAGVFTNTVFGVILVYTYLALWDERPDLGGYDQAQAVTYVWLGQALFAALAIQSGGFEIELMERIRTGAIAIDLYRPADLQLWWLASDLGRMLFQFLGRGVIPFVFGALFFPMALPRDFGTWAAFLVALLLAAVVSFGIRYLAALSVFWLMDGRGVTQALMVTGIFCSGMTLPLNAFPGALGDVVQALPWAAQLQMPADVLMGEADALGAYVFQAVWGVALLAAGRLLQSAATRRVVVQGG from the coding sequence GTGGGCGCGGGGCGGTTGTACGCGGCCGTCGTGGTGGGGAGTTTCAGGCGGTACGCGACGTATCGGGTGGCCACTGCGGCGGGGGTGTTCACCAACACCGTCTTCGGCGTGATCCTCGTCTACACATATCTGGCGCTGTGGGACGAGCGGCCGGATCTCGGCGGGTACGACCAGGCGCAGGCCGTGACCTATGTGTGGCTGGGGCAGGCGCTGTTCGCGGCGCTGGCCATCCAGAGCGGGGGCTTCGAGATCGAGCTGATGGAGCGCATCCGCACCGGTGCGATCGCGATCGATCTGTACCGGCCGGCCGATCTCCAACTGTGGTGGCTGGCAAGTGACTTGGGGCGGATGCTGTTCCAGTTCTTAGGGCGGGGTGTGATCCCGTTCGTCTTCGGTGCGCTGTTCTTCCCGATGGCCCTGCCGAGGGACTTCGGCACTTGGGCGGCGTTCCTGGTCGCGCTGCTGCTGGCGGCGGTCGTCAGCTTCGGGATCCGCTATCTGGCGGCGTTGAGCGTGTTCTGGCTGATGGACGGCAGGGGCGTCACGCAGGCCCTGATGGTCACGGGCATCTTCTGCTCGGGCATGACCCTGCCGCTGAACGCCTTCCCGGGCGCGCTCGGCGACGTGGTCCAGGCGTTGCCGTGGGCGGCGCAGCTGCAGATGCCGGCGGATGTGCTGATGGGGGAGGCGGACGCGCTCGGGGCGTACGTGTTCCAGGCGGTGTGGGGGGTGGCGCTGCTGGCGGCGGGGCGGCTGTTGCAGTCGGCGGCTACGCGGAGGGTGGTGGTGCAGGGTGGGTGA
- a CDS encoding ABC transporter permease, with protein sequence MAASTPASTAGSRVADGLRAYVLIAGMWIRAGMTYRASFVVTVVGNLLLSGLDFVGILLMFSQVDSLGGWTLPEVAFLYGLSVTGFGITDLLLGSSEVLGARIRDGSFDTMLVRPVPVLAQVAADQFPLRRFGRIIQGSLVLGWALFAVDVDWTAPKVLLVPVMLVSGAVIFGAIFVAGAAFQFLAQDAAQVQNAFTYGGTTLLQYPPTLFGKDLVRGVTFVLPLAFVNWLPASYVLGRPYPLDLPTWVTFMSPLAAGVCCAVSALVWRAGLRSYRSTGS encoded by the coding sequence ATGGCGGCATCCACACCGGCATCCACGGCCGGCTCCAGGGTCGCGGACGGTCTGCGGGCCTACGTGCTGATCGCCGGGATGTGGATCCGGGCCGGTATGACGTATCGCGCGTCCTTCGTCGTCACGGTCGTCGGCAACCTGCTGCTGTCCGGGCTGGACTTCGTCGGGATCCTGCTGATGTTCTCGCAGGTCGACTCGCTCGGCGGCTGGACACTGCCCGAGGTGGCCTTCCTGTACGGCCTCTCCGTGACGGGGTTCGGGATCACGGACCTGCTGCTCGGCTCGTCGGAGGTCCTGGGCGCCCGGATACGCGACGGGTCGTTCGACACGATGCTGGTACGTCCCGTTCCGGTGCTCGCGCAGGTCGCCGCGGACCAGTTCCCGCTGCGCCGGTTCGGCCGGATCATCCAGGGGTCGCTGGTGCTGGGCTGGGCGCTGTTCGCCGTCGACGTCGACTGGACCGCGCCGAAGGTGTTGCTGGTGCCGGTGATGCTGGTCAGCGGCGCGGTGATCTTCGGGGCGATCTTCGTTGCGGGCGCGGCCTTCCAGTTCCTGGCGCAGGACGCCGCCCAGGTGCAGAACGCGTTCACATACGGCGGCACCACGCTGCTGCAGTACCCCCCGACGCTGTTCGGGAAGGACCTGGTGCGCGGGGTGACCTTCGTGCTGCCGCTCGCCTTCGTCAACTGGCTGCCCGCGTCCTACGTACTGGGGCGGCCGTATCCGCTCGACCTGCCGACATGGGTGACGTTCATGTCGCCGCTCGCCGCCGGGGTGTGCTGCGCGGTGTCGGCTTTGGTGTGGCGGGCGGGGCTTCGTTCGTACCGCAGTACAGGGAGCTAG
- a CDS encoding ABC transporter ATP-binding protein, with translation MTDGVTEGFIELDRVEKVFDVRKKTGFLRRERHEVRAVDSISFSVARGEMVGYIGPNGAGKSTTIKMLTGILTPSGGRLRVAGIDPSRERTRLAHRIGVVFGQRTTLWWDLPLIDSYKLMHRMYRIPDARYRENLDRLVELLDLGALLDVPVRQLSLGQRMRGDIAAALLHDPEVLYLDEPTIGLDVISKARVREFLRELNDERSTTVLLTTHDLSDIEQLCSRVMVIDHGRMMYDGPLTGLHEIGDSERTLVVDLERELPPIEVDPARVVKIDGPRQWLAFPASASAAPLVARIAAEYPLVDLSVREPDIEAVISRMYAEKATS, from the coding sequence GTGACAGACGGTGTGACCGAAGGCTTCATCGAGCTCGACCGCGTCGAGAAGGTCTTCGACGTACGCAAGAAGACCGGCTTCCTGCGCCGGGAGCGGCATGAGGTACGGGCCGTCGACTCGATCTCCTTCAGCGTGGCGCGCGGCGAGATGGTCGGCTATATCGGGCCTAACGGTGCGGGCAAGTCGACGACGATCAAGATGCTGACGGGGATTCTCACGCCGAGCGGCGGCCGGCTGCGCGTCGCCGGCATCGACCCGTCCCGCGAGCGGACGCGGCTCGCGCACCGGATCGGGGTGGTGTTCGGGCAGCGTACGACGCTGTGGTGGGACCTCCCGCTGATCGACTCGTACAAGCTGATGCACCGCATGTACCGGATCCCGGACGCCCGCTACCGCGAGAACCTCGACCGGCTCGTCGAACTCCTCGATCTGGGCGCTCTGTTGGACGTCCCGGTGCGGCAGCTCTCGCTCGGGCAGCGGATGCGCGGCGACATCGCGGCGGCGTTGCTGCACGATCCCGAGGTGCTCTACCTCGACGAGCCGACGATCGGGCTCGATGTGATCAGCAAGGCGAGGGTGCGGGAGTTCCTGCGGGAGTTGAACGACGAACGGTCGACGACCGTGCTGCTCACCACCCACGACCTCTCCGACATCGAGCAGCTCTGCTCGCGCGTGATGGTCATCGACCACGGGCGCATGATGTACGACGGCCCGCTCACCGGGCTGCACGAGATCGGCGACAGTGAGCGCACCCTGGTGGTGGACCTGGAACGCGAACTGCCGCCCATCGAGGTCGATCCCGCCCGCGTGGTGAAGATCGACGGGCCCCGCCAGTGGCTCGCCTTCCCGGCCTCGGCGTCGGCGGCACCGCTCGTCGCGCGGATCGCCGCCGAGTATCCGCTGGTCGACCTGTCGGTTCGGGAACCGGACATCGAGGCCGTCATCAGCCGCATGTACGCGGAGAAGGCAACCTCGTAG
- a CDS encoding DUF1707 SHOCT-like domain-containing protein: MTEEVPELRASDTDRERVAEVLREAVAEGRLDMEEFEERLDATYKARTYGELAPITRDLPVAGVTPPSPVSMVKQPEGSGDWAGRIVGGEGSSQAGVAIMSGFERKGRWTVPKRFTAVAFMGGGTIDLREADFADREVVINCVAIMGGIEVIVPPGVEVDVRGIGIMGGFDHLSEYVPGDPGAPRVIVTGFAFWGGVSAERKLTRAERQRIKEQRRQEKLERKAGRQGEQGELEELEGRSSASSAHRDALDQARSIHRDAMEQHRELMRQHREEREDRRRARQDERDERRRRWDRE, encoded by the coding sequence ATGACCGAAGAAGTCCCCGAATTGCGGGCCTCAGACACAGACCGTGAACGAGTCGCCGAAGTGCTCAGGGAGGCCGTCGCCGAGGGCCGCCTCGACATGGAGGAGTTCGAGGAACGGCTCGACGCGACGTACAAGGCCCGTACATACGGGGAATTGGCGCCGATCACCCGCGATCTGCCCGTCGCCGGGGTGACGCCGCCTTCTCCGGTGTCGATGGTCAAGCAGCCCGAGGGGTCGGGTGACTGGGCGGGCCGGATCGTCGGCGGGGAGGGCTCGTCCCAGGCGGGCGTCGCGATCATGTCGGGGTTCGAGCGCAAGGGGCGCTGGACCGTGCCGAAGCGGTTCACCGCGGTCGCGTTCATGGGCGGCGGCACCATCGACCTGCGCGAGGCGGACTTCGCGGACCGCGAGGTCGTCATCAACTGCGTCGCGATCATGGGCGGCATAGAGGTCATCGTGCCGCCCGGCGTCGAGGTCGACGTCCGCGGTATCGGCATCATGGGCGGTTTCGATCACCTTTCGGAGTACGTACCGGGCGATCCCGGCGCCCCGCGCGTGATCGTGACGGGCTTCGCCTTCTGGGGCGGCGTCAGCGCCGAACGCAAGCTCACCAGGGCGGAGCGCCAGCGGATCAAGGAGCAGCGGCGTCAGGAGAAGCTTGAGCGGAAGGCCGGCCGCCAAGGGGAGCAGGGCGAGTTGGAGGAGCTGGAGGGGCGGTCCTCCGCGTCCTCCGCTCACCGGGACGCGCTGGACCAGGCCCGGTCCATCCACCGGGATGCGATGGAGCAGCATCGGGAGTTGATGCGTCAGCATCGGGAGGAGCGGGAGGACCGGCGGCGGGCTCGTCAGGATGAGCGTGACGAGCGGCGCCGCCGGTGGGATCGGGAGTAA
- a CDS encoding SGNH/GDSL hydrolase family protein: protein MTKRHGCALLSAIIAMIVAVSAAIYVGVGFDDGAARDTLAGGRGPHNNPAAPASAGVWVGTWSTAPAGAEPGTERHGMAGRSVRNVVHAGVGGTAARVTLSNLYGQQPLTITHASIAVAATANNAAAAADTMRRLTFGGNPSVIVPPGQQVVSDAARLVIPHDTDILVTTYSPTPSGPVTYHPTARQISYTAEGDRTEDVTGVPYAAQTRAWRYVTAVDVLSNESEGTVVVIGDSLTDGVTSSMGENRRWTDALADRLRNRARDDSDGPRYSVVNQGISGNRLLAGGGGRPAGNPSGLNRFDRDVLGRTNVKAVVIALGVNDILRTPHVTDADKITTGLRELTQRAHARGLRVIGATLMPFQGHRGYRPNLEATRQAVNAQIRSGDIFDDYVDFDEALRDPYNPRRLKPLYDSGDHLHPSDRGYEEMAKKFDLDMLKGAAPAEL, encoded by the coding sequence ATGACCAAGCGTCACGGTTGTGCCCTGCTGTCGGCGATCATCGCCATGATCGTGGCCGTTTCCGCGGCCATCTACGTCGGAGTCGGCTTCGACGACGGCGCCGCCCGGGACACGCTGGCGGGCGGCCGGGGCCCGCACAACAACCCGGCGGCTCCTGCCTCCGCCGGCGTCTGGGTCGGCACCTGGTCGACCGCCCCGGCCGGTGCCGAACCGGGCACCGAGAGGCACGGCATGGCAGGCCGTTCCGTACGCAACGTCGTGCACGCGGGTGTGGGGGGCACCGCGGCGCGCGTCACCCTGTCGAACCTGTACGGACAGCAGCCGCTCACCATCACGCACGCCTCGATCGCCGTGGCCGCCACCGCGAACAACGCCGCCGCTGCCGCCGACACCATGCGCCGCCTGACCTTCGGCGGCAACCCCTCGGTGATAGTGCCGCCCGGGCAGCAGGTCGTCAGCGACGCGGCACGGCTGGTGATCCCGCACGACACGGACATCCTGGTGACCACGTACTCGCCCACACCGTCCGGGCCGGTCACCTACCACCCGACGGCGCGGCAGATCTCGTACACCGCGGAGGGCGACCGTACGGAGGACGTGACCGGAGTGCCGTACGCCGCTCAGACGCGGGCCTGGCGCTATGTGACGGCGGTGGACGTGCTGAGCAACGAGTCCGAGGGCACGGTCGTCGTGATCGGCGACTCGCTCACCGACGGCGTGACCTCCAGCATGGGCGAGAACCGGCGCTGGACCGACGCCCTCGCCGACCGCCTGCGCAACCGCGCCCGCGACGACTCGGACGGGCCCCGCTACAGCGTCGTCAACCAGGGCATCAGCGGAAACCGCCTGCTGGCCGGCGGCGGAGGCCGCCCCGCCGGCAACCCGAGCGGACTGAACCGCTTCGACCGCGACGTCCTCGGCCGCACCAACGTCAAGGCCGTAGTCATCGCCCTCGGCGTCAACGACATCCTGCGCACCCCGCACGTGACCGACGCCGACAAGATCACCACCGGCCTGCGCGAGCTGACGCAGCGGGCCCACGCCCGCGGCCTACGCGTCATCGGCGCCACCCTCATGCCCTTCCAGGGCCACCGCGGCTACCGCCCGAACCTCGAAGCCACCCGCCAGGCCGTCAACGCCCAGATCCGCTCGGGCGACATCTTCGACGACTACGTCGACTTCGACGAGGCCCTACGGGACCCGTACAACCCACGCCGCCTCAAACCCCTGTACGACTCGGGCGACCATCTGCACCCGAGCGACCGGGGCTACGAGGAGATGGCGAAGAAGTTCGACTTGGACATGCTGAAGGGGGCGGCTCCGGCGGAGCTGTGA
- a CDS encoding DUF445 domain-containing protein — protein sequence MERTKADEAERDGLIGPSAQPVRAPNRTGKGATGGRTSNRAMGYYSAADEEKRRGVVRMKITATGLLLLVAVIYVLAEWASHAGAGAWAGYVAAAAEAGMVGALADWFAVTALFRHPLGLRIPHTAIIPTKKDQLGVSLGEFVGENFLSHEVVRQRLRAVGIGSRLGAWLAEPEHADRVTAELSTALRGALAVLRDSDVQAIVGEAINRRADSAEIAPRIGKMLEGIVAQGGHKRAVDLICVRAHDWLVLHNDQVMDAVQGGAPGWTPRFVDKRVGERVYKELLRFVTEMRDMPAHPARGALDRFLTDFAADLQSDTDTRGRVENLKREVLGRGEVQDIIASAWSSVRQMIVSAAEDERSELRLRVRASLLSLGQRMSTEPSLQSKIDGWVEDAAVYVVTTYRDEITSLITDTVASWDPEHTTRKIEAHIGRDLQFIRINGTVVGSLAGLVIYTVSRALGA from the coding sequence ATGGAACGTACGAAAGCGGATGAAGCCGAGCGTGACGGGCTCATAGGGCCGAGTGCCCAGCCGGTCCGCGCCCCTAACCGGACCGGTAAGGGGGCGACGGGTGGCCGGACCAGTAACCGCGCCATGGGCTACTACAGCGCCGCCGACGAGGAGAAGCGCCGCGGCGTCGTCCGGATGAAGATCACGGCCACCGGTCTGTTGCTCCTGGTCGCCGTCATCTACGTACTCGCCGAATGGGCGTCCCACGCGGGCGCCGGTGCCTGGGCCGGGTATGTCGCGGCGGCGGCCGAGGCGGGCATGGTGGGCGCGCTCGCCGACTGGTTCGCCGTCACCGCCCTGTTCCGCCATCCCCTCGGACTGCGCATTCCGCACACCGCGATCATCCCGACCAAGAAGGACCAACTGGGCGTCTCCCTGGGCGAGTTCGTCGGCGAGAACTTCCTGTCCCACGAGGTCGTACGACAACGTCTGCGCGCCGTCGGCATCGGCAGCCGCCTCGGCGCCTGGCTCGCCGAGCCGGAGCATGCCGACCGGGTCACCGCGGAACTGTCCACCGCGCTGCGGGGCGCCCTCGCGGTGCTGCGCGACTCCGATGTGCAGGCCATCGTCGGGGAGGCCATCAACCGGCGGGCCGACTCGGCGGAGATCGCCCCGCGCATCGGGAAGATGCTGGAGGGCATCGTCGCGCAAGGCGGCCACAAACGGGCCGTCGACCTGATCTGCGTACGCGCCCACGACTGGCTCGTCCTCCACAACGACCAGGTGATGGACGCCGTGCAGGGCGGCGCCCCCGGCTGGACCCCGCGGTTCGTCGACAAGCGGGTCGGCGAGCGCGTCTACAAGGAACTGCTGCGTTTCGTCACCGAGATGCGCGACATGCCCGCCCACCCGGCCCGCGGCGCCCTCGACCGCTTCCTCACCGACTTCGCCGCCGACCTGCAGTCCGACACCGACACCCGCGGACGCGTGGAGAACCTCAAGCGCGAGGTCCTCGGCCGCGGCGAGGTGCAGGACATCATCGCCTCCGCCTGGTCCTCCGTACGGCAGATGATCGTGTCCGCCGCCGAGGACGAGCGCAGCGAACTGCGGCTGCGCGTACGGGCCTCGCTGCTGTCGCTCGGCCAGCGGATGTCCACCGAGCCGAGCCTCCAGTCGAAGATCGACGGCTGGGTCGAGGACGCGGCGGTGTACGTGGTGACGACGTACCGCGACGAGATCACCTCCCTCATCACGGACACCGTCGCGAGCTGGGACCCCGAGCACACCACCCGCAAGATCGAGGCGCACATCGGCCGCGACCTCCAGTTCATCCGGATCAACGGCACGGTGGTGGGCTCGCTGGCGGGGCTGGTCATCTACACGGTGTCGCGGGCGTTGGGGGCGTAA
- a CDS encoding MFS transporter, whose translation MSASVPQAGSNTVTTAIPARLDRLPWSRWHWTVVIGLGTVWILDGLEVTVVGNIAGRLSEEGSGLPISSAQVTGIAAALYVAGACSGALFFGRLTDLFGRKKLFMVTLAVYLGATALTSVSFHSWWFFGFRFLTGFGIGGEYAAINSAIDELIPSHYRGRVDLIINGSFWLGAIGGSLLSIVALNTDLFAINVGWRLTFALGVVLGLVILLVRRNVPESPRWLLIHGKEEEAERLVSSVEEQVAEEYEEHTGRRELPRPAGEITIRQRESIGFGTIARTVFSQYRRRAVLGFSLFIGQAFLYNAITFGFGAILTTFFDVSTSDTGYYFAVIAAGNFLGPLLLGKLFDTVGRRVMISSTYLLSGLLLFGTAWLFDRGSLSATTLTACWCVVLFFASAGASSAYLTVSEVFPMETRAMAIAFFYAIGTAAGGISGPLLFAKLTESGVVADTVLAFQIGAALMCAAGLVAAALAIRAERRSLEDIARPLTATTTTTTAMAQGTAFRYGS comes from the coding sequence ATGTCCGCCAGCGTGCCGCAGGCCGGCAGCAACACCGTCACCACGGCCATCCCCGCCCGCCTCGATCGGCTCCCCTGGTCACGGTGGCACTGGACGGTGGTGATCGGCCTCGGCACGGTATGGATCCTCGACGGGCTCGAGGTCACCGTCGTCGGCAACATCGCCGGGCGCCTCTCGGAGGAGGGCAGCGGACTGCCGATCTCCTCCGCGCAGGTCACCGGCATCGCCGCCGCCCTCTATGTCGCCGGGGCCTGCTCGGGCGCGCTGTTCTTCGGCCGGCTCACCGACCTGTTCGGCCGCAAGAAGCTGTTCATGGTCACGCTGGCCGTCTATCTGGGCGCCACGGCCCTGACCTCCGTCTCCTTCCACTCGTGGTGGTTCTTCGGCTTCCGGTTCCTCACCGGCTTCGGCATCGGGGGCGAGTACGCGGCTATCAACTCGGCGATCGACGAGCTGATCCCGTCCCACTACCGCGGCCGGGTCGACCTGATCATCAACGGCAGCTTCTGGCTCGGCGCGATCGGCGGCTCGCTGCTGTCGATCGTCGCGCTGAACACGGACCTGTTCGCCATCAACGTCGGCTGGCGCCTCACCTTCGCCCTCGGCGTCGTCCTCGGCCTGGTCATCCTCCTCGTCCGCCGCAACGTTCCCGAAAGCCCACGCTGGCTGCTCATCCACGGCAAGGAAGAGGAGGCGGAACGGCTGGTCTCGTCGGTTGAGGAGCAGGTCGCCGAGGAGTACGAGGAGCACACCGGCCGCCGCGAACTCCCGCGCCCCGCAGGGGAGATCACCATCCGCCAGCGCGAGAGCATCGGCTTCGGCACCATCGCCCGTACGGTCTTCTCCCAGTACCGCCGTCGCGCCGTGCTCGGCTTCTCCCTCTTCATCGGCCAGGCGTTCCTCTACAACGCGATCACCTTCGGCTTCGGCGCCATCCTCACCACGTTCTTCGACGTCTCGACCTCCGACACCGGCTACTACTTCGCCGTCATCGCGGCCGGCAACTTCCTCGGCCCGCTCCTGCTCGGCAAGCTCTTCGACACCGTCGGCCGCCGGGTGATGATCTCGTCGACGTACCTGCTCTCCGGTCTGCTGCTGTTCGGCACGGCCTGGCTCTTCGACCGCGGCTCGCTGAGCGCGACGACCCTGACGGCCTGCTGGTGCGTGGTCCTGTTCTTCGCCTCGGCGGGCGCGTCCAGCGCGTACCTCACGGTCTCCGAGGTCTTCCCGATGGAGACCCGCGCCATGGCCATCGCTTTCTTCTACGCCATCGGCACCGCGGCCGGCGGCATCAGCGGCCCCCTGCTCTTCGCCAAGCTGACCGAGTCGGGCGTCGTCGCCGACACCGTCCTCGCCTTCCAGATCGGCGCCGCCCTGATGTGCGCGGCGGGCCTCGTGGCGGCGGCACTGGCGATACGCGCCGAACGGCGCTCCCTGGAGGACATCGCCCGCCCGCTCACGGCGACGACAACGACAACGACAGCGATGGCTCAGGGGACGGCGTTCCGGTACGGCTCCTAG